A portion of the Tachysurus fulvidraco isolate hzauxx_2018 chromosome 8, HZAU_PFXX_2.0, whole genome shotgun sequence genome contains these proteins:
- the neurl2 gene encoding neuralized-like protein 2 gives MATVLGQFMEFHPVHGANVKLDCYGTKATRVESFANGICFSKHPLNPGEIFLVEIEDKEIGWCGHLRIGLTAHDPQKLETVPEYSLPDLVEQGGSWVFAITRNHNKVIENEVQEAQGAGGQQADEDEGSNIKTFFTESHLYIDNLCIPKDKLVGRSRPGRFSHILDDLYKMNALPPTARRSRIGVLFVPKRQGFADMHIVINGEDMGACAKGVPTIQPLYAVVDVFAATKSVRIVQVEYGLPSLQTLCRKTIQKHIIHRMALDWLDLPEMLKHYCKFE, from the exons ATGGCTACAGTTTTGGGGCAATTTATGGAGTTTCACCCAGTTCATGGTGCCAATGTGAAACTGGATTGCTATGGGACTAAGGCCACTCGTGTTGAAAGTTTTGCTAATGGAATTTGCTTTAGTAAACATCCTTTAAACCCTGGAGAGATTTTCTTGGTGGAAATCGAGGACAAGGAGATAGGCTGGTGTGGCCACCTCCGGATTGGACTAACAGCACATGACCCTCAAAAGTTGGAGACGGTACCTGAGTATTCCCTGCCTGACCTGGTGGAACAGGGAGGAAGCTGGGTGTTTGCCATAACCAGAAATCATAACAAAGTTATTGAGAATGAGGTTCAGGAGGCCCAAGGAGCAGGTGGGCAGCAAGCAGATGAGGATGAAGGCagcaatataaaaacatttttcactgaAAGTCACTTGTATATAGATAATTTATGCATACCAAAGGATAAGTTGGTGGGACGTAGTCGGCCTGGTCGGTTCAGTCACATCCTGGATGATCTGTATAAAATGAATGCTTTGCCACCCACTGCCAGACGCAGTAGGATAGGAGTTTTGTTTGTGCCAAAAAGACAAGGTTTTGCTGATATGCATATTGTCATTAATGGAGAAGACATGGGTGCCTGTGCCAAAGGTGTTCCCACCATTCAGCCTCTCTATGCTGTTGTGGATGTATTCGCCGCTACTAAAAGTGTCAGAATTGTACAAGTGGAATATGGCC TTCCCTCACTTCAGACACTTTGTCGAAAAACAATTCAGAAGCATATTATTCACAGAATGGCTTTGGACTGGTTGGACCTCCCAGAGATGCTAAAACATTACTGTAAATTTGAGTAA
- the meiob gene encoding meiosis-specific with OB domain-containing protein, with translation MEYSSTQSCVSIRDLSPNITRPNVVGIIIGKTDARGFPDRKNVGSERFTFSYTIKDSPDHFINVSSWGTEEYIQGLSSHIKIGDCVVIENPLVVTKDPEREDRFCPSTPSFYRLLVTEAHSVIRMCTDLDTESRLLSLFHIPVKDSGDFYTLGDITANGQSLDGNFINILAAVRSIGEPKFFTTSDGRKGQKLEIKLFDETLSSFPFICWDRETIQFVQTLPPRETVLFIVDARISFDTFRNCMVATAISKTIITINPDTLEANQLFSYAKELSESEQLEEPEIEMNVNVPLDSISDVLTVSQLKARVQKNSEAFYGVIYGFITTLGLDSCITKVIRSRCDRCKFRVHEEYEVCTNTACPRHGQAGEVSAAFDLLVDVSDHTGTLQGCNLSGTVAEKTLGCTSKEFVCLSESNRTALKWRFLLERCKTYIKVLPSTRSKTGMRTSILSCTLADPVEVKQNISV, from the exons ATGGAATATTCATCTACACAAAGCTGTGTTTCAATACGTGACTTGAGCCCGAATATCACACGTCCG AATGTGGTCGGGATTATTATTGGAAAGACTGATGCAAGAGGATTCCCTGACAGGAAAA ATGTTGGTTCAGAGCGGTTCACTTTCAGCTACACAATTAAAGACTCTCCAGACCATTTCATTAACGTATCTTCATGGGGCACTGAAGAATACATTCAAGGGCTTTCCAGTCATATCAAAATAGGAGATTGtg ttgTCATTGAAAATCCTCTTGTTGTTACTAAAGATccagagagagaggacagattCTGCCCTTCAACCCCAAG TTTTTACAGGTTGTTGGTGACAGAAGCTCACTCAGTGATTAGAATGTGTACAGATTTAGACACAGAGAGCAGGCTGCTTTCTCTGTTCCACATACCAGTAAAGGACTCTGGGGATTTCTACACACTGGGAGACATTACTGCAAATGGACAAAGCCTAGACGGGAACTTTATTAATATTCTTGCGGCTGTGCGATCT ATTGGAGAGCCAAAGTTCTTCACTACTTCAGATGGGCGAAAAGGGCAGAAGCTAGAGATTAAACTGTTTGATGAAACTTTGTCATCCTTTCCTTTTATATG CTGGGATCGAGAAACAATTCAGTTTGTGCAAACCCTGCCGCCAAGAGAGACAG TGCTCTTCATTGTGGATGCTCGCATCAGCTTTGATACTTTTCGTAACTGTATGGTGGCAACAGCTATCTCAAAAACAATTATTACTATAAACCCTG ATACATTAGAAGCCAATCAGCTCTTCAGTTACGCCAAAGAATTATCAGAAAGTGAACAGCTAGAGGAGCCAGAGAtagaaatgaatgtaaatgttccAT tGGACTCCATTAGTGATGTACTGACAGTGAGTCAACTTAAAGCCAGAGTACAAAAAAACTCTGAAGCCTTTTATGGTGTGATATATGGGTTCATCACCACTTTAGGATTAGATTCCTGCATTACTAAAGTCATTCGCAGTAGGTG TGACAGGTGCAAATTTCGTGTACATGAGGAATATGAGGTATGCACTAATACAGCATGTCCAAGACATGGACAAGCAGGTGAAGTTAGTGCAGCCTTTGATCTTCTGGTGGATGTCAGTGACCACACAGGAACTCTGCAGGGCTGCAACCTGTCAGGCACAGTCGCCGAGAAAACACTGGGATGCACT TCTAAGGaatttgtgtgtctctctgagtcTAATCGGACAGCCTTGAAGTGGAGGTTTCTACTGGAAAGATGCAAAACATATATAAAG GTGTTACCATCAACAAGAAGCAAAACTGGCATGAGGACAAGCATCCTGTCTTGCACCCTTGCTGATCCAGTGGAAGTAAAGCAAAACATATCTGTCTAG
- the mlst8 gene encoding target of rapamycin complex subunit lst8: MNVNQGTVGSDPVILATAGYDHTVRFWQAHSGICTRTVQHQDSQVNSLEVTPDRSMIAAAGYQHIRMYDLNSNNPNPVINYDGVSKNITSVGFHEDGRWMYTGGEDCMARIWDLRSRNLQCQRIFQVNAPINCVCLHPNQAELFVGDQSGVIHVWDLKTDHNEQLIPEPEVSVNSVHIDPDASYMAAVNSSGNCYVWNLAGGIGDEVTQLIPKTKIPAHKRYSLRCKFSPDSTLLATCSADQTCKIWRTSNFSLMTELSIKSNNPGETSRGWMWDCAFSGDSQYIVTASSDNLARLWCVETGEIKREYSGHQKAVVCLAFNDSVLG; this comes from the exons ATGAATGTAAACCAAGGCACAGTTGGAAGTGACCCAGTGATCCTGGCCACTGCAGGGTATGACCACACTGTGAGGTTCTGGCAGGCACACAGTGGGATCTGCACCAGAACAGTACAACACCAGGACTCT CAGGTGAATTCACTAGAAGTAACACCTGATAGGAGCATGATTGCAGCAGCTG GTTATCAGCACATACGCATGTATGACCTCAACTCAAACAATCCAAATCCTGTAATAAATTACGATGGCGTTAGCAAAAACATCACATCCGTTGGCTTCCATGAGGATGGCAGATGGATGTATACTGGAGGAGAAGACTGCATGGCACGCATCTGGGATCTaag GTCAAGAAATTTACAGTGTCAAAGGATCTTTCAGGTCAATGCACCCATTAACTGTGTGTGCCTTCATCCCAACCAA GCTGAATTGTTTGTTGGAGATCAAAGTGGTGTGATCCATGTCTGGGATCTTAAAACAGACCATAATGAGCAGCTCATCCCAGAGCCAGAGGTGTCCGTCAACTCTGTGCACATTGACCCCGATGCAAGCTACATGGCTGCTGTTAATAGCTCT GGCAACTGTTACGTGTGGAATTTGGCTGGAGGAATTGGTGATGAAGTGACACAGCTTATTCCCAAAACCAAAATTCCTGCTCACAAGCGTTACTCTTTGCGCTGTAAATTTAGCCCTGACTCCAC ATTGCTGGCTACCTGCTCTGCAGACCAGACCTGTAAAATCTGGAGGACTTCAAACTTCTCACTGATGACAGAGCTGAGTATTAAGAGTAACAACCCTGGGGAGACGTCTCGTGGCTGGATGTGGGACTGTGCATTCTCTGGAGACTCGCAGTACATTGTCACAG CCTCTTCAGATAATTTGGCACGTCTTTGGTGTGTAGAGACGGGGGAAATCAAGCGTGAGTACAGTGGGCATCAAAAGGCTGTGGTGTGTCTGGCTTTCAATGACAGTGTGCTTGGTTAA
- the bricd5 gene encoding BRICHOS domain-containing protein 5 isoform X1: MMRWWKFSETILEEPQCMNCGPIGSSRFPQRVLWGSLTVTLLIVVIALIAFIVTGQFTLQADTQSSLQVVRIIAPDHPAALINQSAVVDKHNSVVTYSVTSHTNHTSTVLFDLKHGLICYKPDNQESCFLRQMETSDYENMHVVLNESKHQVNQIWLVGNETQRHTEFLGVLSGHHVDASVLQKPLQALCQHKPVYWTRRAGGPKERLIYFCIDICFPNNICVSVCFYYLPE, encoded by the exons ATGATGAGGTGGTGGAAATTCTCAGAAACCATTCTGGAGGAGCCACAGTGCATG AATTGTGGCCCTATAGGCTCCTCCAGGTTTCCACAGCGTGTGTTATGGGGCAGTCTCACTGTCACATTGCTCATTGTTGTCATTGCCCTTATTGCCTTCATTGTCACCGGACAGTTCACACTCCAAGCAGACACTCAG TCTTCATTGCAGGTTGTGCGCATCATAGCTCCTGACCACCCTGCTGCTCTGATCAATCAGTCTGCAGTAGTGGACAAACAcaacagtgtagtgacatactcagtcacctcacacacaaatcacacatcTACAGTGCTCTTTGACCTTAAACAT GGGTTAATATGCTACAAGCCTGACAACCAGGAAAGCTGCTTTCTTCGTCAAATGGAGACATCTGATTATGAAAACATGCACGTTGTCTTGAATGAGTCCAAACATCAG GTTAATCAGATCTGGCTGGTGGGAAAcgagactcagagacacactGAGTTTTTAGGTGTTTTGTCAGGTCATCATGTGGATGCTTCAGTACTACAGAAACCACTGCAGGCTCTCTGTCAGCACAAGCCCGTGTACTGGACCAGGAGAGCTGGTG GTCCCAAAGAACGACTAATTTACTTCTGCATTGACATCTGCTTCCCAAACaacatttgtgtgtctgtgtgtttctactACCTGCCAGAATGA
- the zdhhc4 gene encoding palmitoyltransferase ZDHHC4 isoform X2 yields MWRWCSLASPWCVDTQASSTLHSAEHTTLSLRLFLLGSHNVFKISAIRVCTDSSTRAVVYGEFSYEIFGFCLEMDTTLFNVCLPYFFLAIKSYVFYLCCSKDPGTLTKENHAFQMKVYQYDEKLFQEGIICQTCHLVKPARSKHCSVCNRCVQRFDHHCVWVNNCIGAQNTRFFLLYLLSVCAMAGDIALLTADMLFHSIVRSGIMHAYYVDAEGQQQPVGTLMVIQHLFMTFPRIVFMLGFVVFVFFLVAGYTIFHCYLALVNQTSNEWFKQKGHGCQHCDPVSGLQCHASYNPLRGFYYRGILKNLGEIIWPLCPTQKKDN; encoded by the exons ATGTGGCGGTGGTGCTCACTTGCATCTCCCTGGTGTGTCGATACTCAGGCCAGCAGCACACTCCATTCAGCCGAGCATACAACACTCTCTCTGag GTTGTTTCTCCTTGGATCCCACAATGTCTTCAAAATATCTGCTATAAGGGTTTGCACAGACTCTTCCACCAGAG CTGTTGTGTATGGAGAATTCTCCTATGAGATCTTCGGGTTCTGTTTAGAAATGGACACCACTTTGTTCAACGTGTGTCTTCCATATTTCTTCTTGGCAATTAAGTCGTATGTCTTTTACCTGTGCTGTAGTAAGGATCCAG gtACACTGACAAAGGAAAAccatgcatttcagatgaaggTGTACCAGTATGATGAGAAGTTGTTTCAAGAGGGAATCATTTGCCAAACATGTCATCTGGTGAAACCTGCCAGATCTAAACACTGTA GTGTATGTAACCGATGTGTGCAGAGATTTGACCACCACTGTGTGTGGGTAAATAACTGCATTGGTGCTCAGAACACTAGATTCTTCCTGCTCTACCTGCTGAGTGTATGTGCCATGGCAGGAGATATTGCACTTCTCACAGCAGACATGTTATTTCATTCTATTGTGCGATCTGGAATCATGCATGCATATTATGTTGATGCAGAGGGTCAGCAGCAGCCTGTAGGAACTCTGATGGTTATACAG CACCTCTTCATGACCTTCCCTAGGATAGTCTTCATGCTTGGATTTGTggtatttgtatttttcctcgtggcaggatacaccatttTTCATTGTTACCTGGCTTTGGTGAATCAGACATCTAATGAATGGTTCAAGCAGAAAGGCCATGGCTGCCAGCACTGCGATCCTGTCTCTGGACTTCAATGCCATGCTTCCTACAACCCACTGCGAGGTTTTTATTACAGAGGAATCCTTAAAAATCTTGGGGAAATAATTTGGCCTTTATGCCCTACACAGAAGAAAGACAATTAG
- the msrb1b gene encoding methionine-R-sulfoxide reductase B1b, with amino-acid sequence MSFCSFFGKEVYKDHFIRGIYVCSQCANPLFSSRSKFAHSSPWPAFTETVHEDSVTKVMETLTAYKVLCGKCGNGLGHEFLNDGPEEGMSRFUIFSHSLKFVPKDKVGKH; translated from the exons ATGtcgttttgttcttttttcggCAAGGAAGTGTACAAAGACCATTTTATACGAG GAATATATGTTTGCTCCCAGTGTGCAAACCCACTATTTTCAAGTAGATCTAAATTTGCACACTCCTCGCCTTGGCCAGCCTTCACAGAGACCGTCCACGAGGACAGTGTTACCAAAGTGATGGAAACACTCACAGCTTATAAG GTTCTGTGTGGCAAGTGTGGCAATGGACTTGGCCATGAGTTTCTGAATGATGGTCCAGAGGAAGGAATGTCAAGATTTTGAATTTTTAGCCACTCGCTGAAGTTTGTCCCAAAAG acaaGGTCGGCAAGCACTAA
- the bricd5 gene encoding BRICHOS domain-containing protein 5 isoform X2 → MMRWWKFSETILEEPQCMNCGPIGSSRFPQRVLWGSLTVTLLIVVIALIAFIVTGQFTLQADTQVVRIIAPDHPAALINQSAVVDKHNSVVTYSVTSHTNHTSTVLFDLKHGLICYKPDNQESCFLRQMETSDYENMHVVLNESKHQVNQIWLVGNETQRHTEFLGVLSGHHVDASVLQKPLQALCQHKPVYWTRRAGGPKERLIYFCIDICFPNNICVSVCFYYLPE, encoded by the exons ATGATGAGGTGGTGGAAATTCTCAGAAACCATTCTGGAGGAGCCACAGTGCATG AATTGTGGCCCTATAGGCTCCTCCAGGTTTCCACAGCGTGTGTTATGGGGCAGTCTCACTGTCACATTGCTCATTGTTGTCATTGCCCTTATTGCCTTCATTGTCACCGGACAGTTCACACTCCAAGCAGACACTCAG GTTGTGCGCATCATAGCTCCTGACCACCCTGCTGCTCTGATCAATCAGTCTGCAGTAGTGGACAAACAcaacagtgtagtgacatactcagtcacctcacacacaaatcacacatcTACAGTGCTCTTTGACCTTAAACAT GGGTTAATATGCTACAAGCCTGACAACCAGGAAAGCTGCTTTCTTCGTCAAATGGAGACATCTGATTATGAAAACATGCACGTTGTCTTGAATGAGTCCAAACATCAG GTTAATCAGATCTGGCTGGTGGGAAAcgagactcagagacacactGAGTTTTTAGGTGTTTTGTCAGGTCATCATGTGGATGCTTCAGTACTACAGAAACCACTGCAGGCTCTCTGTCAGCACAAGCCCGTGTACTGGACCAGGAGAGCTGGTG GTCCCAAAGAACGACTAATTTACTTCTGCATTGACATCTGCTTCCCAAACaacatttgtgtgtctgtgtgtttctactACCTGCCAGAATGA
- the zdhhc4 gene encoding palmitoyltransferase ZDHHC4 isoform X1, which produces MDFLTLFGIYVAVVLTCISLVCRYSGQQHTPFSRAYNTLSEVVSPWIPQCLQNICYKGLHRLFHQRNSLFIYLHFFLEAVVYGEFSYEIFGFCLEMDTTLFNVCLPYFFLAIKSYVFYLCCSKDPGTLTKENHAFQMKVYQYDEKLFQEGIICQTCHLVKPARSKHCSVCNRCVQRFDHHCVWVNNCIGAQNTRFFLLYLLSVCAMAGDIALLTADMLFHSIVRSGIMHAYYVDAEGQQQPVGTLMVIQHLFMTFPRIVFMLGFVVFVFFLVAGYTIFHCYLALVNQTSNEWFKQKGHGCQHCDPVSGLQCHASYNPLRGFYYRGILKNLGEIIWPLCPTQKKDN; this is translated from the exons ATGGACTTCCTGACACTATTCGGGATCTATGTGGCGGTGGTGCTCACTTGCATCTCCCTGGTGTGTCGATACTCAGGCCAGCAGCACACTCCATTCAGCCGAGCATACAACACTCTCTCTGag GTTGTTTCTCCTTGGATCCCACAATGTCTTCAAAATATCTGCTATAAGGGTTTGCACAGACTCTTCCACCAGAG AAACAGCCTCTTCATTTACTTGCATTTTTTTCTCGAAGCTGTTGTGTATGGAGAATTCTCCTATGAGATCTTCGGGTTCTGTTTAGAAATGGACACCACTTTGTTCAACGTGTGTCTTCCATATTTCTTCTTGGCAATTAAGTCGTATGTCTTTTACCTGTGCTGTAGTAAGGATCCAG gtACACTGACAAAGGAAAAccatgcatttcagatgaaggTGTACCAGTATGATGAGAAGTTGTTTCAAGAGGGAATCATTTGCCAAACATGTCATCTGGTGAAACCTGCCAGATCTAAACACTGTA GTGTATGTAACCGATGTGTGCAGAGATTTGACCACCACTGTGTGTGGGTAAATAACTGCATTGGTGCTCAGAACACTAGATTCTTCCTGCTCTACCTGCTGAGTGTATGTGCCATGGCAGGAGATATTGCACTTCTCACAGCAGACATGTTATTTCATTCTATTGTGCGATCTGGAATCATGCATGCATATTATGTTGATGCAGAGGGTCAGCAGCAGCCTGTAGGAACTCTGATGGTTATACAG CACCTCTTCATGACCTTCCCTAGGATAGTCTTCATGCTTGGATTTGTggtatttgtatttttcctcgtggcaggatacaccatttTTCATTGTTACCTGGCTTTGGTGAATCAGACATCTAATGAATGGTTCAAGCAGAAAGGCCATGGCTGCCAGCACTGCGATCCTGTCTCTGGACTTCAATGCCATGCTTCCTACAACCCACTGCGAGGTTTTTATTACAGAGGAATCCTTAAAAATCTTGGGGAAATAATTTGGCCTTTATGCCCTACACAGAAGAAAGACAATTAG
- the LOC113637096 gene encoding glycerol-3-phosphate phosphatase gives MSVSKCTRLTGPVTKQVLDSVDSVLFDCDGVIWRGDQAIPGAPEVINSLKKAGKRVFFVTNNSTKTRRMYAEKLNKLGFEAREDEVFGTAYCSAVYLKTVCNLQGKVYLIGGNAMKQELEAIGIEPVGVGPDPVSGGQKDWASVPVDPEVKAVLVGFDEHFSYMKLNRALQYLCNAECQFVGTNTDSRLPLEGGKAVPGTGCLLKAVETAAQRHAQVVGKPSSFMFKCMSSQFGLDPNKCLMVGDRLDTDIMLGSTCGLKTLLTLTGVSTIADAEEHQRSGCPRRQEMVPDYYVDSIAEILPALQA, from the exons ATGTCTGTGTCTAAATGTACGCGACTCACTGGTCCGGTGACCAAACAAGTGCTGGACTCGGTGGATTCTGTGCTGTTTGATTGCGATGGAGTGATCTGGAGAGGAGATCAAGCGATTCCTGGCGCCCCTGAAGTGATCAACTCGCTGAAAAAAGCTGGTAAACGCGTGTTTTTCGTCACTAATAACAGCACAAAGACGCGCCGAATGTACGCGGAGAAGTTGAACAAGCTGGGTTTCGAGGCCAGAGAGGACGAAGTGTTCGGAACAGCTTACTGTTCAGCTGTGTACCTCAAAACCGTGTGCAACCTCCAGGGAAAAGTCTACCTGATTGGAGGCAATGCGATGAAGCAAGAGCTCGAGGCGATAGGGATCGAGCCGGTCGGTGTTGGACCTGATCCAGTGTCAGGAGGACAGAAGGACTGGGCCAGCGTTCCTGTTGATCCGGAGGTCAAGGCCGTGCTGGTGGGTTTTGACGAACATTTCAGTTACATGAAGCTCAACAGGGCATTACAGTACCTCTGCAATGCTGAGTGTCAGTTTGTGGGCACCAACACTGACTCAAGGCTTCCTCTGGAGGGAGGCAAAGCAGTCCCAG GTACCGGTTGCCTTTTAAAGGCTGTGGAGACGGCAGCACAGCGCCATGCACAAGTGGTGGGGAAACCCAGTAGCTTTATGTTCAAATGCATGTCTAGCCAGTTCGGGCTTGACCCAAACAAATGTCTTATGGTTGGGGACAGACTGGACACAGACATCATGTTAGGTTCCACATGTGGTCTGAAGACCCTGCTGACCCTGACTGGTGTCTCAACAATAGCGGATGCAGAGGAGCACCAAAGAAGTGGATGCCCCAGACGTCAGGAGATGGTGCCTGATTACTATGTTGATAGCATTGCAGAAATTTTACCAGCACTTCAAGCATAG